A window from Cryobacterium sp. SO1 encodes these proteins:
- a CDS encoding Na+/H+ antiporter subunit E produces the protein MRTVKQRLRGMVSQLPLFLGLVLLWALLWGKFSWLNLVTGAAFAAVVSVVFYLPAVQLSGRINLWRTAWLFGKLLFDIVRASIDVSWLALGPRYTPSNAIVAVHLRTRSDLILTWTAVATSIVPGSIVVDIERVGSTLYLHVINMHDAVEIDAFRARVLATERRIVMAFGSAEDVERVCRVRAEENRVADAPGSPGPHNRPDLAHPADSQDSDRRKPDPQNGAQA, from the coding sequence GTGAGAACGGTGAAGCAACGCCTCCGCGGCATGGTCAGCCAGCTGCCGTTGTTCCTCGGCCTGGTGCTGCTCTGGGCGTTGCTCTGGGGCAAGTTCTCCTGGCTGAACCTGGTGACCGGCGCGGCCTTCGCCGCCGTGGTCTCGGTGGTGTTCTACCTGCCTGCGGTGCAACTCAGCGGACGGATCAACCTGTGGCGCACCGCCTGGCTGTTCGGCAAGTTGCTCTTCGACATCGTGCGCGCGTCCATCGACGTGTCCTGGCTCGCCCTGGGTCCGCGATACACCCCGAGCAACGCCATCGTCGCGGTGCACCTGCGCACCCGCAGCGACCTCATCCTCACCTGGACCGCCGTGGCCACCTCGATCGTGCCCGGCTCGATCGTGGTCGACATCGAACGGGTGGGCTCCACGCTTTACCTGCACGTGATCAACATGCACGACGCCGTCGAGATCGACGCGTTCCGGGCGCGGGTGCTCGCCACCGAGCGGCGCATCGTGATGGCATTCGGCTCGGCCGAAGACGTGGAGCGGGTCTGCCGGGTGCGCGCGGAAGAGAACCGGGTCGCGGACGCCCCGGGATCACCCGGCCCGCACAACCGCCCCGACCTGGCCCACCCCGCCGATTCCCAGGACTCTGATCGCCGCAAACCCGACCCGCAGAACGGAGCACAGGCATGA
- a CDS encoding sodium:proton antiporter: MSASLTLVIVMAAMYAAGIYIMLERSLTRVLIGFLLVGNATNLLIFIMSGRPGSSPIVTGTPLDDSMVDPLPQVLMLTAIVINFGITALLLALIYRSWWLAQLGDEGDTLTDEHAADTTGDSEMTFRSSTDDEAAVQASLDASEDGSDDDSSSVEATDRSDERVPAPDGDARSDRQGGTR, from the coding sequence ATGAGCGCTTCCCTGACCCTGGTGATCGTGATGGCCGCGATGTACGCCGCCGGCATCTACATCATGCTCGAGCGCAGCCTGACCCGGGTGCTGATCGGGTTCCTGTTGGTGGGCAACGCCACGAACCTGCTGATCTTCATCATGAGCGGCCGGCCGGGCAGCTCGCCGATCGTCACCGGCACCCCCCTGGACGACAGCATGGTGGACCCGCTGCCCCAGGTGCTGATGCTCACCGCGATCGTGATCAACTTCGGCATCACCGCGCTGCTGCTGGCCCTGATCTACCGGTCCTGGTGGCTGGCGCAGCTCGGCGACGAGGGCGACACCCTCACCGACGAGCACGCCGCGGACACCACGGGGGACTCCGAGATGACCTTCCGCTCCTCCACCGACGACGAGGCCGCCGTGCAGGCGTCCCTGGACGCCAGCGAGGACGGCAGCGACGACGACAGCTCCAGCGTCGAGGCAACCGACCGATCCGACGAGCGCGTCCCCGCGCCAGACGGCGACGCCCGATCCGACCGCCAGGGCGGCACCCGATGA
- a CDS encoding YrdB family protein — translation MNDTHSAPAIGANDILRFVLELLAFVSLALWGFLAWPLPWPGILVGILAPAFAILIWALFRSPKAVFKLDPFGKAIVEICVFGAAALAWWDLGQPIVAGVFAVVATVSGVLSGRKELGA, via the coding sequence GTGAACGACACCCACTCCGCCCCAGCCATCGGCGCCAACGACATCCTGCGTTTTGTGCTCGAACTGCTCGCCTTCGTGAGCCTGGCGCTGTGGGGGTTCCTGGCCTGGCCGCTGCCGTGGCCGGGTATCCTGGTGGGCATCCTGGCGCCGGCGTTCGCGATCCTGATCTGGGCGCTGTTCCGCTCACCCAAGGCCGTGTTCAAGCTGGACCCGTTCGGCAAGGCGATCGTGGAGATCTGCGTGTTCGGCGCCGCGGCCCTGGCCTGGTGGGACCTGGGCCAGCCGATCGTGGCCGGCGTCTTCGCTGTCGTCGCCACCGTCAGCGGCGTCCTCTCCGGCCGCAAGGAACTCGGCGCCTGA
- the purU gene encoding formyltetrahydrofolate deformylase: MNPSLPAPSHHHHLVVTLVCPDQPGIVHAVSGAIVQARGNITESQQFSSADTGRFFMRLQVESPANRDELQAAMAPIIDRYAMTSVIDVVGRPLRTLVLASTAGHCVNDLLFRQRGGQLAVEVPLVLSNHGTLRDLVGFYGVPFESLPITDAASKASFEARVVEAVEEDDIELVVLARYMQILSPELCAYLEGRAINIHHSFLPGFKGANPYKQAHARGVKLIGATAHFVTSDLDEGPIIEQNVVRVDHSRTPAELVAIGQDEESRTLTQAVKWFAENRVLLDGARTIIFK; this comes from the coding sequence ATGAACCCCAGTCTTCCGGCGCCCTCCCACCATCACCACCTGGTCGTCACCCTGGTCTGCCCCGACCAGCCCGGCATCGTGCACGCCGTCAGCGGCGCGATTGTTCAGGCCCGCGGCAACATCACCGAGAGCCAGCAGTTCTCCAGCGCCGACACCGGTCGGTTCTTCATGCGGCTGCAGGTGGAGTCGCCGGCGAACCGCGACGAGTTGCAGGCCGCGATGGCGCCGATCATCGACCGGTACGCCATGACATCCGTCATCGACGTCGTTGGCCGGCCGCTGCGCACCCTGGTGCTGGCGTCGACGGCGGGGCACTGCGTCAACGACCTGCTCTTCCGTCAGCGTGGCGGCCAGCTGGCCGTCGAGGTTCCCCTGGTGCTCAGCAACCACGGCACCCTGCGCGACCTTGTCGGGTTCTACGGTGTGCCGTTCGAATCGCTGCCGATCACGGATGCCGCCAGCAAGGCGTCGTTCGAGGCGCGCGTGGTCGAGGCCGTGGAGGAGGACGACATCGAACTGGTGGTGCTGGCCCGGTACATGCAAATCCTCTCCCCCGAACTGTGCGCGTACCTCGAGGGCCGCGCCATCAACATCCACCACTCGTTCCTGCCCGGATTCAAGGGCGCCAACCCGTACAAGCAGGCGCACGCGCGCGGTGTGAAACTCATCGGCGCCACGGCGCACTTCGTCACGAGCGATCTGGACGAAGGGCCGATCATCGAGCAGAACGTGGTGCGCGTCGACCACTCCCGCACTCCCGCCGAGCTCGTCGCGATCGGCCAGGACGAGGAGAGTCGCACCCTCACCCAGGCGGTGAAGTGGTTCGCCGAGAACCGGGTGCTGCTCGACGGGGCACGCACCATCATCTTCAAGTAG
- a CDS encoding amino acid permease: MHEDAGLHKGLKARHVQMIAIGGAIGTGLFLGAGGRLAIAGPALVFVYAICGFFAFLILRALGELVLHRPTSGSFVSYAREFFGEKTAFVTGWLYWLNWVMTAIVDVTAVALYMNFFGTYWAPFGDVPQWMFALLALAVVLGLNLLSVKVFGELEFWFALIKVVAIVAFLIVGTWMVIFGTPVEGATVGFSLIAENGGWLPNGLLASVLVVQGVVFAYASIELIGTAAGETENPEKVMPKAINTVIVRIAVFYVGSVLLLSLLLPYTAYEAGVSPFVTFFGSIGVDGVDVIMNLVVLTAALSSLNAGLYSTGRILRSMSLAGSAPRFADKVSRNGVPFGGILLTGVVTLLGVALNALVPDEAFEIVLNMAAIGIISAWGMIVLCQLRLQAWAKAGILTRPAFRMPGAPFTGYLTLVFLATVLVLMAFDWPVGTLTISSLGLIIPALVIGWFACRGRIFEIAAARPPLPAAKR; encoded by the coding sequence GTGCACGAGGATGCGGGCCTGCACAAGGGCCTCAAGGCCAGGCACGTGCAGATGATCGCCATCGGCGGCGCCATCGGCACCGGCCTCTTCCTTGGCGCGGGCGGCCGGCTCGCCATCGCCGGTCCCGCCCTGGTGTTCGTCTACGCGATCTGCGGATTCTTCGCGTTCCTGATCCTGCGGGCGCTCGGCGAGCTGGTGCTGCACCGGCCAACCTCCGGTTCCTTCGTGTCGTACGCGCGGGAGTTCTTCGGCGAGAAGACCGCGTTTGTGACCGGCTGGCTGTACTGGCTGAACTGGGTGATGACCGCGATCGTGGACGTGACCGCTGTGGCGCTGTACATGAACTTCTTCGGCACGTACTGGGCCCCGTTCGGTGACGTACCGCAGTGGATGTTCGCGCTTCTGGCCCTCGCCGTGGTGCTGGGGCTCAACCTGCTCTCCGTGAAGGTGTTCGGTGAGCTGGAGTTCTGGTTCGCGTTGATCAAGGTTGTCGCGATCGTGGCGTTCCTCATCGTGGGCACCTGGATGGTCATCTTCGGCACCCCGGTGGAGGGCGCGACCGTGGGCTTCTCGCTGATCGCCGAGAACGGCGGCTGGCTGCCGAACGGCCTGCTCGCGTCGGTGCTCGTGGTGCAGGGTGTGGTGTTCGCCTACGCCTCCATCGAGCTGATCGGCACCGCCGCCGGTGAGACGGAGAACCCGGAGAAGGTGATGCCCAAGGCCATCAACACCGTCATCGTGCGCATCGCGGTCTTCTACGTCGGCTCGGTCCTGCTGCTGTCCCTGTTGTTGCCGTACACGGCATATGAGGCCGGGGTGAGCCCGTTCGTCACCTTCTTCGGCTCCATCGGCGTCGACGGTGTCGACGTGATCATGAACCTCGTCGTGCTCACCGCCGCGCTCTCGTCGCTGAACGCAGGTCTGTATTCCACCGGGCGCATCCTTCGGTCGATGTCGCTCGCCGGGTCGGCACCCCGGTTCGCCGACAAGGTGAGCCGCAACGGGGTGCCGTTCGGCGGCATCCTGCTCACCGGCGTGGTCACCCTGCTCGGGGTGGCGCTGAATGCGCTGGTGCCCGATGAGGCATTCGAAATCGTGTTGAACATGGCCGCGATCGGCATCATCAGCGCGTGGGGCATGATCGTGCTCTGCCAGCTGCGGTTGCAGGCCTGGGCCAAGGCGGGCATCCTCACCCGCCCGGCGTTCCGGATGCCCGGCGCCCCGTTCACCGGCTACCTCACCCTGGTCTTCCTCGCGACGGTGCTCGTGCTGATGGCCTTCGACTGGCCGGTCGGCACGCTCACCATCAGCTCGCTGGGCCTGATCATCCCGGCGTTAGTGATCGGCTGGTTCGCCTGCCGTGGCCGCATCTTCGAGATCGCCGCCGCCCGGCCGCCGCTGCCCGCCGCCAAGCGCTAG
- the mnhG gene encoding monovalent cation/H(+) antiporter subunit G encodes MSAVWSDVVTAVLVLLAALMCLAAGVGLLRFPDVLTRLHSATKPQILGLMAVTLDIAVTNFTVGTVTLVVAIVVFQALTAPMAAHLVARSAYQTDRLRPDLLVLDELRDARG; translated from the coding sequence ATGAGCGCCGTCTGGAGTGACGTGGTCACGGCGGTGCTGGTGTTGCTCGCCGCGCTGATGTGCCTCGCGGCCGGCGTCGGCCTGCTCCGGTTCCCCGATGTGCTCACCCGGCTGCATTCGGCGACGAAGCCGCAGATCCTCGGCCTGATGGCCGTCACCCTGGACATCGCAGTGACCAACTTCACCGTCGGCACCGTCACGCTCGTTGTGGCGATCGTGGTGTTCCAGGCGCTCACCGCGCCGATGGCGGCGCACCTGGTGGCACGCTCGGCCTACCAGACCGACCGCCTGCGCCCCGATCTGCTGGTTCTCGACGAGCTGCGGGATGCACGCGGCTGA
- a CDS encoding MFS transporter, producing the protein MSFTAPISLPSNAGHRPDTVAAGPFPWIGLIALSAAVFLSVTSEMLPTGLLPEMSSSLGVSQSDVGLLVSWFAFTVVLTSTPLALLTKRMPRHGLIVMVLVVFALSNILTAVAPDYTFVVVSRVIGGLAHGLFWGVVGAYSAHLVPKDQIARAVSITIAGGTLAFVFGVPLGTFLGHLLGWRLSFVVLAGLMLVGAVVIWRFLPKVEHYTAKRAETVTTATGTITLKKLPRDPTIGPVALVCAITALTMIGHYTFYTYIAPFLSDTLGVGSDAVAPMLFAYGIAGAIGLFISGVVFGKRPQLGLVLGMAVTVVSVTVLALFTQTLPVAIGAFLLWGLAFGTLPPLLQTRLLHTASVRIRDTASAVYTTAFNIGIGLGAFVGAFLLAQVGLGTVPFVYVGIILVALVVVLASDLVRRRRA; encoded by the coding sequence ATGTCATTCACCGCGCCCATCTCGCTGCCGTCCAACGCCGGGCACCGTCCCGACACCGTCGCCGCCGGGCCGTTCCCCTGGATCGGCCTGATCGCCCTCTCCGCCGCCGTCTTCCTCTCGGTCACCTCCGAAATGCTGCCCACCGGTCTGCTGCCCGAAATGAGCAGTTCGCTCGGGGTCAGCCAGTCCGATGTGGGCCTGCTGGTGTCCTGGTTCGCCTTCACGGTGGTGCTCACCAGCACGCCGCTGGCGTTGCTGACCAAACGGATGCCCCGGCACGGCCTGATCGTGATGGTGCTCGTGGTCTTCGCGCTGAGCAACATCCTCACCGCCGTCGCCCCCGACTACACCTTCGTGGTGGTCTCGCGGGTGATCGGAGGGCTGGCGCACGGCCTGTTCTGGGGCGTCGTCGGCGCCTACTCCGCGCACCTGGTGCCCAAGGACCAGATTGCCCGCGCGGTCTCGATCACCATCGCCGGCGGCACGCTGGCGTTCGTATTCGGGGTGCCGCTGGGCACCTTCCTCGGCCACCTGCTCGGCTGGCGGCTCTCCTTCGTGGTGCTGGCCGGGCTGATGCTGGTGGGCGCCGTGGTGATCTGGCGGTTCCTGCCCAAGGTCGAGCACTACACGGCCAAGCGCGCCGAAACCGTCACGACGGCCACCGGCACCATCACGCTGAAGAAGCTGCCCCGCGACCCCACCATCGGCCCGGTCGCGCTGGTGTGCGCGATCACCGCGCTCACCATGATCGGGCACTACACCTTCTACACCTACATCGCCCCGTTCCTCAGCGACACCCTCGGGGTGGGCAGCGACGCCGTCGCCCCGATGCTGTTCGCGTACGGCATCGCCGGTGCCATCGGCCTGTTCATCAGCGGGGTCGTGTTCGGCAAGCGTCCGCAGCTCGGCCTGGTGCTCGGCATGGCGGTCACCGTGGTCAGCGTGACCGTGCTGGCCCTGTTCACGCAGACCCTGCCCGTCGCGATCGGGGCGTTCCTGCTCTGGGGCCTGGCGTTCGGCACGCTCCCGCCGCTGCTGCAGACCCGGTTGCTGCACACCGCGTCGGTGCGCATCCGCGACACCGCCAGCGCCGTGTACACGACGGCGTTCAACATCGGCATCGGCCTTGGCGCTTTCGTGGGAGCGTTCCTACTGGCCCAGGTGGGCCTGGGCACGGTGCCGTTCGTCTACGTGGGCATCATCCTGGTGGCGCTGGTCGTGGTGCTGGCCAGCGACCTCGTCCGCCGCCGCCGCGCCTGA
- a CDS encoding monovalent cation/H+ antiporter complex subunit F, with protein sequence MTPMDIVAVIAGLMFGAGALAAIYRIIRGPSVLDRVIASDVLVATIICALGAEMAFNRHTDNLPVLLVLALFAVLGSLSVARFLPGRDRA encoded by the coding sequence ATGACCCCCATGGACATCGTCGCCGTCATCGCCGGACTCATGTTCGGCGCCGGCGCGCTGGCGGCCATCTACCGCATCATCCGCGGACCGAGCGTGCTGGACCGGGTGATCGCCTCCGACGTGCTCGTGGCCACCATCATCTGCGCCCTCGGCGCCGAGATGGCGTTCAACCGGCACACCGACAACCTGCCGGTGCTGCTCGTCCTGGCGCTGTTCGCGGTGCTCGGCTCACTCAGCGTGGCCCGGTTCCTGCCCGGACGGGACCGCGCATGA
- a CDS encoding Na+/H+ antiporter subunit D, which yields MNVLVPLVVAIPLLGAALAIALGRRSRYQVAVSVLTLVSVVVISSILLVLVDQNGPAVVNVGGWQPPFGIVLVVDRLSAIMLLVSALMLLGVLLFAVGQGIVDSNRETPVSIFHPTYLVLSAGLFNAFIAGDLFNMYVGFEMLLSASYVLLTLGGTGARIRAGVTYIVVSLISSILFLSAIALIYGATGTVTLALLAERIPQLPGDVQLILGLMLLIAFSVKAAVFPLSFWLPDSYPTAPAPVTAVFAGLLTKVGVYAILRTQTLLFPDNPLQVPLMIVALLTMVIGIFGALAQADIKRLLSFTLVSHIGYMIFGIALGTKTAIAATIFYVVHHIMIQTTLFLCAGLIERIGGTTSLARLGGMLKAAPLVAILFFIGALNLGGIPPFSGFLGKVALFDAGVQVGSPLSYLLLAGGAATSLLTLYALARAWNMAFWRPRRDVENYDSAVLDALQDDPHDEGTVKTKTTSPLMTAATASMLTLTVSLTVFAGPVFDLAARAAADIVEPASYIDAVFPGGAP from the coding sequence ATGAACGTACTCGTGCCCCTCGTTGTCGCCATCCCACTGCTCGGAGCGGCCCTCGCCATCGCGCTCGGCCGTCGGTCGCGTTACCAGGTCGCGGTGAGCGTGCTCACCCTGGTTTCGGTCGTTGTGATCAGCTCGATCCTGCTCGTGCTCGTGGACCAGAACGGCCCGGCCGTGGTGAACGTGGGCGGCTGGCAGCCGCCGTTCGGCATCGTGCTGGTCGTCGACAGGTTGTCGGCGATCATGCTGCTGGTCTCGGCGCTGATGCTGTTGGGCGTGCTGCTCTTCGCGGTGGGCCAGGGCATCGTCGACAGTAACCGGGAGACCCCGGTGTCGATCTTCCACCCCACCTATCTGGTGCTGTCCGCCGGGCTGTTCAACGCGTTCATCGCGGGTGACCTGTTCAACATGTACGTGGGGTTCGAGATGCTGCTCTCGGCCAGCTACGTGCTGCTGACGCTCGGCGGAACAGGCGCACGCATCCGGGCCGGCGTCACCTATATCGTCGTCAGCTTGATCTCGTCGATCCTGTTCCTCTCGGCCATCGCGCTCATCTACGGCGCCACCGGAACCGTGACCCTGGCGCTGCTGGCCGAACGGATCCCGCAGCTGCCCGGTGACGTGCAACTGATCCTCGGGCTGATGCTGCTCATCGCCTTCAGCGTCAAAGCAGCCGTGTTCCCGCTGTCGTTCTGGCTGCCCGACTCGTACCCGACCGCGCCGGCCCCGGTCACCGCGGTCTTCGCCGGCCTGCTCACCAAGGTGGGCGTCTACGCGATCCTGCGCACGCAAACCTTGCTCTTCCCCGACAACCCCCTGCAGGTTCCGCTGATGATCGTGGCCCTGCTCACCATGGTGATCGGGATCTTCGGCGCGCTCGCCCAAGCCGATATCAAACGCCTCCTCTCGTTCACCCTGGTCAGCCACATCGGGTACATGATCTTCGGTATCGCCCTGGGCACCAAAACCGCGATCGCGGCGACCATCTTCTATGTGGTGCACCACATCATGATCCAGACCACGCTGTTCCTCTGCGCCGGGCTGATCGAACGCATCGGCGGTACCACCTCGCTGGCCCGGTTGGGCGGGATGCTCAAGGCCGCGCCACTGGTCGCCATCCTGTTCTTCATCGGGGCTCTCAACCTCGGCGGCATCCCGCCGTTCTCCGGCTTCCTCGGCAAGGTCGCCCTGTTCGACGCCGGCGTACAGGTTGGAAGCCCCCTGAGCTACCTGCTGCTCGCCGGGGGAGCTGCCACGTCGCTGCTCACCCTCTACGCCCTGGCCCGGGCCTGGAACATGGCTTTCTGGCGGCCGCGGCGCGACGTGGAGAACTATGACTCCGCGGTGCTCGACGCGCTGCAAGACGACCCGCACGATGAGGGAACGGTCAAGACCAAGACCACCTCGCCGCTGATGACCGCCGCCACCGCCAGCATGCTCACCCTCACCGTGAGTCTCACCGTGTTCGCCGGCCCGGTCTTCGACCTCGCCGCCCGCGCCGCGGCGGACATCGTCGAGCCGGCCAGCTACATCGACGCCGTGTTCCCCGGAGGTGCTCCGTGA
- a CDS encoding Na+/H+ antiporter subunit A, with protein MATILLVFLLVSVLTPTLTRLIGLRVFYVVALLPAAAFVYTLTQTGVITAGGAVTQSLPWIPQLGISLSFRVDALAWLLALVVTGVGALVLIYCASYFDEDEPSLGRFAALLLAFAGTMYGLVTADDILVMFMFWEITSVLSYLLIGHYTTKRESRGAALQALLVTTFGGLVMLIGVVMISVDAGTTSLAGIIANPSDSPVAIWAVLLILVGALSKSALIPFHFWLPAAMAAPTPVSAYLHAAAMVKAGIYLTARFAPGYADSPGWLPVLVTIGVWTMLVGAWRSLRQHDLKLMLAYGTVSQLGFLMVVVGFGTRDAALAGAALLLAHALYKATLFLVVGIIDHRAGTRDWRKLSGIGRREPALAAIALIAVASMAGLPPLLGFVAKESVFTAFIEAGLAGDGWGWIALAGTALGSVLTVAYSAKFFWGAFGTRPAISDTALHASRWDFNLAPGILTVATLLLGPFVMLLDPMLAAYADTVPGGGDYHLALWHGFEPALLLSTIVVLMGLGIFAQRKRVARWQAAVPAWVDAGHGYGHTVRFIDKIAARTTHLAQKGGLPQYLSTILVVFVLALGAASFVNRTWPDAVVLWDYPAQVIIGLVMIIATIMAARVGQRMTSVLLAGVTGYGLVALFAFHGAPDLALTQALVESITLVVVVLVLRRLPSRIAEHNRPMHRRRRAIIGVLVGLTMGTIAIISLGARQWPDLTADLARLGVVEGHGQNIVNVMLVDIRAWDTMGEVSVLVVVATGVASLLFVSGRTEEMPRLRESRKRRAPENRRRVVADPHASSAGHAVTRQSWLLGGRTQSPENRSIIIEVLVRLLFHPAIVVSIYLLFAGHDLPGGGFAGGLLAGLALVARYLAGGRYELGEAVPIDPGKILGLGVLLAVGTAVGSLFVSGTPLESAYFEADLPVLGHLSFGTSSIFDIGVYLVVIGLSLDILRSLGSEIDRQSALDEPGDDDPDQPAVPAIGNASSDAGDAIGFDASSEWTPAEAPAAGTGPETSPITQPADHAGDSSTAPAGGHR; from the coding sequence GTGGCGACAATCCTCCTGGTTTTCCTGCTCGTTTCGGTGCTCACCCCCACGCTCACCCGATTGATCGGGTTGCGCGTTTTTTATGTCGTCGCCCTGCTGCCCGCGGCGGCCTTCGTCTACACGCTGACGCAGACCGGCGTGATCACCGCCGGCGGCGCCGTCACCCAGAGCCTGCCCTGGATCCCCCAGCTGGGGATCAGCCTGTCATTCCGGGTGGATGCGCTCGCCTGGCTGCTTGCCCTCGTCGTCACCGGCGTCGGCGCCCTGGTGCTCATCTACTGCGCCAGCTACTTCGACGAGGACGAACCCAGCCTCGGCCGGTTCGCGGCTCTGCTGCTCGCGTTCGCCGGCACCATGTACGGGCTGGTCACCGCTGACGACATCCTGGTGATGTTCATGTTCTGGGAGATCACCAGTGTGCTCTCCTATCTGCTGATCGGGCATTACACCACCAAAAGAGAGAGTCGCGGTGCCGCCCTGCAGGCGCTGTTGGTGACCACCTTCGGCGGCCTCGTGATGCTCATCGGCGTCGTGATGATCTCGGTCGATGCGGGCACCACCTCACTGGCCGGCATCATCGCGAACCCCTCCGACAGTCCCGTCGCGATCTGGGCAGTACTGCTGATCCTGGTCGGTGCGCTGTCGAAGTCCGCGCTGATCCCGTTCCACTTCTGGCTGCCCGCCGCGATGGCCGCCCCCACCCCGGTCAGCGCGTACCTGCACGCCGCGGCGATGGTGAAGGCCGGCATCTATCTCACCGCCCGGTTCGCGCCCGGCTACGCCGACTCGCCCGGCTGGTTGCCGGTGCTGGTCACCATCGGCGTCTGGACCATGCTCGTGGGGGCCTGGCGGTCGCTGCGGCAGCACGACCTCAAACTGATGCTCGCCTACGGCACCGTCAGCCAGCTCGGCTTCCTCATGGTTGTCGTCGGGTTCGGCACCCGCGACGCCGCACTCGCCGGGGCGGCGTTGCTGCTCGCGCACGCGCTCTACAAGGCCACCCTGTTCCTCGTCGTGGGCATCATCGACCACCGCGCCGGCACCCGTGACTGGCGCAAGCTCTCCGGGATCGGCCGCCGCGAACCCGCGCTCGCCGCCATCGCCCTGATCGCCGTCGCGTCGATGGCCGGACTGCCCCCGCTGCTCGGCTTCGTCGCCAAGGAATCGGTGTTCACCGCGTTCATCGAGGCCGGCCTGGCCGGTGACGGCTGGGGTTGGATTGCCCTGGCCGGCACCGCGCTCGGTTCGGTGCTCACCGTCGCGTACAGCGCCAAGTTCTTCTGGGGCGCCTTCGGCACCCGGCCGGCGATCAGCGATACGGCCCTGCACGCCAGCCGCTGGGACTTCAACCTGGCGCCCGGCATCCTCACCGTCGCCACCCTGCTGCTCGGCCCGTTCGTGATGCTGCTCGACCCGATGCTGGCCGCGTACGCGGACACCGTCCCCGGCGGCGGGGACTACCACCTCGCGCTCTGGCACGGCTTCGAACCGGCCTTGCTGCTCAGCACGATCGTGGTGCTGATGGGCCTGGGTATCTTCGCCCAGCGCAAGCGGGTGGCCCGCTGGCAGGCCGCCGTGCCCGCCTGGGTGGACGCCGGCCACGGCTACGGCCACACCGTGCGTTTCATCGACAAGATCGCCGCCCGCACCACCCACCTCGCTCAAAAGGGCGGCCTGCCGCAGTACCTGTCGACCATCCTCGTGGTCTTCGTTCTCGCCCTGGGCGCCGCCTCCTTCGTCAACCGCACCTGGCCGGACGCCGTGGTGCTCTGGGACTACCCGGCGCAGGTGATCATCGGCCTGGTCATGATCATCGCCACGATCATGGCGGCCAGGGTCGGCCAGCGGATGACCTCGGTGCTGCTGGCCGGCGTCACCGGGTACGGCCTGGTCGCCCTGTTCGCCTTCCACGGCGCCCCGGACCTGGCGCTCACCCAGGCGCTGGTCGAGTCGATCACCCTGGTGGTGGTGGTGCTCGTGCTGCGCCGGCTGCCCAGCCGCATCGCCGAGCACAACAGGCCGATGCACCGCCGGCGCCGCGCGATCATCGGTGTGCTGGTCGGCCTCACGATGGGAACCATCGCGATCATCTCGCTCGGCGCCCGCCAGTGGCCGGACCTGACCGCCGACCTCGCTCGCCTGGGCGTCGTCGAGGGCCACGGCCAGAACATCGTCAACGTGATGCTCGTCGACATCCGGGCCTGGGACACCATGGGCGAGGTGTCGGTGCTCGTCGTGGTGGCCACCGGCGTCGCCAGCCTGCTGTTCGTCTCCGGACGCACCGAGGAGATGCCGCGCCTGCGCGAATCGCGGAAGCGCCGCGCACCCGAGAACCGCCGCCGGGTCGTGGCCGACCCGCACGCCAGCTCCGCGGGTCACGCGGTGACCCGGCAGTCCTGGCTGCTCGGCGGTCGCACCCAGTCCCCGGAGAACCGGTCGATCATCATCGAAGTCCTGGTGCGTCTGCTGTTCCACCCGGCCATCGTCGTGTCGATCTACCTGCTCTTCGCCGGCCACGACCTGCCCGGCGGCGGCTTCGCCGGCGGACTCCTGGCCGGCCTGGCCCTGGTCGCCCGGTACCTGGCCGGCGGCCGTTACGAGCTCGGCGAGGCCGTGCCCATCGACCCGGGCAAGATCCTCGGCCTGGGCGTGCTGCTGGCCGTCGGCACTGCCGTCGGGTCGCTGTTCGTGTCGGGAACGCCGCTGGAATCGGCCTACTTCGAGGCCGACCTGCCCGTGCTCGGGCACCTCTCCTTCGGCACCTCGAGCATTTTCGACATCGGCGTGTACCTCGTGGTCATCGGCTTGAGCCTGGACATCCTCCGCAGCCTCGGCAGCGAGATCGACCGGCAGAGCGCACTCGACGAACCCGGCGACGACGACCCCGACCAGCCTGCGGTGCCGGCGATCGGCAACGCCTCCAGCGACGCCGGCGACGCCATCGGCTTCGACGCGTCATCGGAGTGGACCCCGGCCGAGGCGCCCGCGGCGGGCACCGGACCGGAGACATCCCCGATCACCCAGCCCGCCGACCACGCCGGCGACAGCTCGACCGCACCGGCAGGGGGACACCGATGA